One part of the Algibacter sp. L1A34 genome encodes these proteins:
- a CDS encoding ZIP family metal transporter, translated as MNKFILPIIAVIIGVLIATITKSNKSWNMKLMLSFSGAFLLALTLFELLPEVYEHLPSKQTGLFIMCGILLQISLELFSKGAEHGHVHIHKNETAFPWWLFVSLCMHSFLEGFPIHEHNDMVYGVLVHKIPIATLISMFLFQSSFSKSKIAIFLVIFALMTPLGTLISNTTTLSESFTQSINAMVIGIFFHISTTILFESSDGHKFNLSKFVAIILGVGIAYLI; from the coding sequence ATGAATAAATTTATTTTACCCATAATTGCCGTTATAATAGGTGTGCTTATAGCAACCATTACCAAGAGTAATAAATCTTGGAACATGAAGCTTATGCTATCTTTTAGTGGTGCATTTTTATTGGCCTTAACCTTGTTTGAATTACTCCCGGAAGTTTATGAGCATTTACCTTCTAAACAAACGGGATTGTTTATAATGTGCGGAATTTTATTGCAGATTTCTCTGGAGTTATTTTCGAAAGGTGCCGAACATGGGCATGTACATATCCATAAGAACGAAACGGCTTTTCCTTGGTGGTTATTTGTTAGTTTATGCATGCATAGTTTTCTAGAAGGCTTCCCAATACATGAGCATAACGATATGGTTTATGGGGTTTTAGTTCATAAAATTCCGATTGCCACGCTTATAAGTATGTTTTTATTTCAGTCAAGTTTTAGTAAATCTAAAATTGCTATTTTCTTAGTTATTTTTGCTTTAATGACACCGTTAGGAACCTTAATATCGAATACAACCACTTTATCCGAATCGTTTACTCAAAGTATTAATGCCATGGTTATTGGTATATTTTTTCATATTTCGACAACCATTTTATTTGAAAGTAGTGATGGGCATAAATTTAACCTGAGTAAATTTGTAGCTATTATCTTGGGTGTTGGGATTGCATACTTGATTTAA
- the rlmF gene encoding 23S rRNA (adenine(1618)-N(6))-methyltransferase RlmF: protein MCNVYPELKPFVFENRHQTITIDFAKPKAVKALNTALLLKDYGIKFWEFPEENLCPPIPGRVDYIHHIVHLLKTVKEKDAIKILDIGTGASCIYPLLGHAEYNWNFVATDIDEKSLKNAQKIIDKNKLQDSIALRHQKDSSQIFNGILKEDDAFSISICNPPFFNSEEEADEATTRKLKNLGKSTDKLVRNFSGTNTELAYKGGEKAFLHTYLYESSLHKENCEWFTTLVSKKDLVKGIQKSLKKLGATEVKVVSMGQGNKISRILAWRF, encoded by the coding sequence TTGTGTAATGTATATCCAGAATTAAAACCATTTGTTTTCGAAAACAGACATCAAACTATAACTATAGATTTCGCTAAACCAAAAGCGGTAAAAGCACTTAATACGGCTTTATTACTTAAAGATTATGGTATAAAATTTTGGGAGTTTCCAGAGGAGAATTTATGTCCACCAATTCCTGGTCGTGTAGATTATATCCATCATATAGTTCATTTACTAAAAACAGTAAAAGAAAAGGACGCTATTAAAATATTAGATATTGGTACAGGAGCAAGCTGTATTTATCCGCTTTTGGGTCATGCTGAGTACAACTGGAATTTTGTTGCTACAGATATTGATGAAAAATCATTAAAAAATGCGCAAAAAATTATTGATAAAAATAAACTACAAGATTCTATAGCCTTACGCCATCAGAAAGATAGTTCACAAATTTTTAATGGTATTTTAAAGGAAGATGATGCTTTTTCCATTTCCATTTGTAATCCACCATTTTTTAATTCTGAAGAAGAGGCCGATGAAGCGACTACAAGAAAATTAAAAAACTTAGGTAAAAGCACTGATAAATTAGTTAGAAATTTTTCGGGTACAAATACAGAACTCGCTTATAAAGGAGGCGAAAAAGCATTTTTACATACTTATTTATACGAGAGTTCTCTCCATAAAGAAAATTGCGAATGGTTTACAACCTTAGTTTCAAAAAAGGATTTAGTAAAAGGGATACAAAAGTCGCTTAAAAAACTTGGAGCTACAGAAGTTAAAGTTGTAAGCATGGGGCAGGGGAATAAGATATCACGAATTCTAGCCTGGAGGTTTTAA
- a CDS encoding DUF3995 domain-containing protein gives MITVFSLLLSIVFLVLAVIHFNWFFGGQFGFEASLPTKENGERVLNPKKIDNAIVGLALLSFCCFYFYKSAVTALYLPNWIMQYTGWIISILFFIRAIGDFKYVGFFKKVKQTTFGEMDTAYFAPLCLVISIVGILIETLN, from the coding sequence ATGATAACTGTTTTTTCCTTACTATTAAGTATCGTTTTTCTTGTGCTCGCGGTTATTCATTTTAATTGGTTTTTTGGAGGGCAATTTGGTTTCGAAGCGTCGTTACCAACAAAAGAAAATGGCGAACGCGTTTTAAACCCTAAAAAAATAGATAACGCCATTGTTGGTTTAGCATTACTTTCATTTTGCTGTTTTTACTTTTATAAATCGGCTGTAACAGCGCTATATTTGCCTAATTGGATTATGCAATACACTGGTTGGATTATTTCCATTCTATTTTTTATTCGTGCTATTGGAGATTTTAAATATGTCGGCTTTTTTAAGAAGGTAAAACAGACTACTTTTGGCGAAATGGATACAGCCTATTTTGCACCCTTGTGCTTAGTTATTAGTATTGTTGGTATCTTAATAGAAACTTTAAATTAA
- a CDS encoding HAD family hydrolase encodes MLKAAIFDMDGVIINSEPLHHAAYHKMFSDVGANMTSELYESFTGQSTLNVCKQVKDHFNLNESPETLVAIKRKHYEYIFENDKDFDLIDGVLDLIKNYHANGLTLVLASSASMPSIERIFKRFDLNQYFKAKLSGADLKASKPHPEIFIKAADASGFKTSECIVIEDSTNGITAANGANIFCVGYDSVHSKNQDYSNANLKIKDFTAITFDKISAHF; translated from the coding sequence ATGTTAAAAGCTGCAATTTTCGATATGGATGGTGTTATAATAAATAGCGAACCGCTACACCACGCTGCCTACCACAAAATGTTTAGTGATGTTGGTGCTAACATGACTAGTGAACTATACGAATCTTTCACTGGGCAATCTACTTTAAATGTTTGTAAACAAGTTAAAGATCATTTTAATTTGAATGAAAGTCCCGAAACTTTAGTTGCCATAAAACGTAAACATTATGAGTACATTTTTGAAAACGATAAAGATTTCGATTTAATTGACGGCGTTTTAGATTTAATTAAAAATTACCATGCCAATGGCCTTACCCTAGTTTTAGCATCATCAGCTTCTATGCCTAGTATAGAGCGTATTTTTAAACGTTTCGATTTAAACCAATATTTTAAAGCCAAATTAAGTGGTGCCGATTTAAAAGCATCGAAACCTCATCCAGAAATTTTTATAAAAGCAGCCGACGCATCTGGTTTTAAAACTTCGGAATGTATTGTTATTGAAGATTCGACTAACGGTATAACTGCGGCAAATGGCGCCAATATTTTTTGCGTTGGTTATGATAGTGTACATTCAAAAAACCAAGATTACAGTAATGCTAATTTAAAAATTAAAGATTTTACGGCTATCACTTTCGATAAAATCTCAGCTCATTTTTAA
- a CDS encoding AAA family ATPase, which produces MKILKIELQNINSLKSDSSIVIDFESEQFKDVGLYAITGSTGAGKTTILDAVTIALYHNVPRFNGTKGSLINVVSHGAHDAFSRITFENDNVIYDAFWGMKVADKSGKKYKNPKEEVSLKNLTTGAILASQKRSLISEVVRVTQLDYNQFLRSVMLAQGEFASFLTAKGPEKGKLLEQITGEEIYKKIGQSIQERKAKEENALKDIQSRINSDDVLSEEAKVELTQKDKALDTEILKIEKEIKTTQSIVEWYVKFQKILDESEKLEIESKEVNLFVEKHKQELEQLDLNEKAAPFKELLQNLNRTEQESVDKSKQLERLESELKTLKPEIEKLSSQTQKETDLLNVADKTFADWLPKFDAINSLDGKLKNEAENKQKSILELEALAKQIKLLREEQTKLNKDLADTEAKIKIDQSFIFEHKLLKDVDLQISNWASELTALKAKKESLKEAQDFVSVKKEEVEKTEARLKEGNKLLKVETDEIEKTEKLLAEITLKLSKNNLTDLLATKTKLATKETNWKQFKTLSEQILKVEKEQTDLLTKQKALAKALEVSKKEIQAVNQQIEAQEKSVADADKILNLEKSISKYEGDRQSLTEGTPCGLCGSLEHPFTENLVSVGVSKSELELNKRKEKLQALIVSKNELEKKEVVANTTIDGLTQRHGLINDEVKALKLKTKQLNIDCELSNTAQIEIEVKQITQDILLLDKKLKVAQQLQKDSNKLNDTFKIQSERFNKIKNGVATLVEKNKNSNKDIAEKQKLIVNLKEICNNLEIALKEKLSKFNYQFPSIEKSSEFIESLKILIADFNKKEKNLDLLKSSISVVNTKLENNKEKLEIQLKAEEVCSKTITVSIVKIEQLKKQREAILPIAISVEQKRELLQTERMALSKKVEFSKQKRQEFLDLQNKKEALKIETNKEVLVLKEKLDTLNSIFDTQLKVSDFDTRELVQKAILLDADLVRFTKNKEAIKEKQLRLKAYRESNEKAKVDLEKFKTFEITEAECKLALEDLNKANKTLLSEKGEIIQAFKKDKEIRDRNKEIYKKIDAQETVCNVWRELFKIIGNSKDAFNVYVQRLTLKHLLDLANVHLFKLNKRYSLKMEEAYKPKEELNFNLIDHYQTDQARLIDTSSGGEKFIISLALALGLSDLASKNVKIDSLFIDEGFGTLDKNTLETVISTLETLQSQGKMIGIISHVENLKERISTQIQITKKNNGVSVVDIM; this is translated from the coding sequence ATGAAAATTTTAAAAATTGAATTACAAAATATAAATTCTTTAAAATCTGATTCTTCTATAGTAATAGATTTTGAAAGTGAACAGTTTAAAGATGTTGGTCTATACGCGATTACTGGTTCTACTGGAGCGGGTAAAACAACTATTTTAGATGCTGTAACTATTGCGCTATATCACAATGTACCAAGGTTTAATGGAACAAAAGGATCATTAATAAATGTAGTGAGTCATGGGGCTCATGATGCTTTTAGTAGAATTACTTTTGAAAACGATAATGTAATTTACGATGCCTTTTGGGGTATGAAGGTTGCCGATAAATCTGGTAAAAAGTATAAGAATCCGAAGGAAGAAGTTAGTTTAAAGAACTTAACAACAGGCGCTATTTTGGCGAGTCAGAAACGGAGTTTAATATCAGAAGTGGTTCGAGTAACTCAATTAGATTACAATCAGTTTTTACGTTCTGTAATGTTGGCTCAAGGTGAATTCGCTTCATTTTTAACAGCTAAAGGCCCGGAGAAAGGGAAGCTGCTAGAACAAATTACAGGCGAAGAAATTTATAAAAAGATAGGGCAGAGCATTCAAGAACGAAAAGCTAAAGAAGAAAATGCGCTTAAAGATATTCAGTCTAGAATTAATTCTGATGATGTTTTATCAGAAGAAGCTAAGGTTGAGTTAACTCAAAAAGATAAAGCACTCGATACCGAAATTTTAAAGATTGAAAAGGAGATAAAAACCACTCAAAGTATTGTAGAATGGTATGTGAAATTCCAGAAAATACTTGATGAATCGGAAAAGTTAGAAATAGAATCTAAGGAGGTAAATTTATTTGTTGAAAAGCATAAACAAGAATTAGAACAGTTAGATTTAAATGAAAAGGCAGCACCTTTTAAAGAGTTACTTCAGAATTTAAATAGAACAGAGCAAGAGTCTGTTGATAAATCTAAACAATTAGAACGTTTAGAGTCTGAACTTAAAACCTTAAAACCAGAGATTGAAAAATTAAGTTCACAAACTCAAAAAGAAACGGATTTGCTAAATGTGGCAGACAAAACGTTTGCGGATTGGTTACCAAAATTTGATGCTATAAATAGCTTAGATGGTAAACTTAAAAATGAAGCTGAAAATAAGCAAAAATCAATTTTAGAATTAGAAGCGTTAGCCAAACAAATTAAGCTTTTAAGAGAAGAGCAAACCAAATTGAATAAAGATTTAGCGGATACTGAAGCTAAAATAAAAATAGATCAAAGCTTTATTTTTGAGCATAAATTATTGAAGGATGTTGATTTACAAATATCCAATTGGGCAAGTGAATTAACTGCTTTAAAAGCTAAAAAAGAAAGTTTAAAAGAAGCTCAAGATTTTGTTTCTGTAAAAAAAGAAGAGGTAGAAAAAACAGAAGCGCGCTTAAAAGAGGGCAATAAATTACTGAAAGTTGAAACTGACGAAATTGAAAAAACAGAAAAATTATTAGCTGAGATCACTTTAAAATTATCTAAAAATAATTTAACCGATTTACTAGCGACTAAAACCAAATTAGCTACTAAAGAAACAAACTGGAAACAGTTTAAAACCCTTTCTGAGCAAATACTTAAAGTTGAAAAAGAACAAACCGATTTATTAACTAAACAAAAAGCGCTTGCAAAGGCATTAGAGGTTAGTAAAAAGGAAATACAAGCGGTTAATCAACAAATTGAAGCTCAAGAAAAGTCGGTTGCAGATGCAGATAAAATTTTAAACTTAGAGAAAAGTATTTCTAAGTATGAAGGTGATCGTCAGAGTTTAACTGAAGGAACACCTTGTGGTTTGTGTGGTTCATTAGAGCATCCGTTTACCGAGAATTTGGTTTCGGTAGGTGTTTCAAAATCTGAATTAGAACTTAATAAACGCAAAGAAAAGCTCCAAGCCTTAATTGTTTCAAAAAACGAATTAGAGAAAAAAGAAGTTGTAGCGAACACAACCATCGATGGATTAACGCAACGTCATGGTTTAATTAATGATGAAGTAAAAGCATTAAAATTAAAGACGAAACAATTAAATATAGATTGTGAGTTATCGAATACCGCTCAAATTGAAATTGAGGTTAAACAAATAACGCAGGATATTTTATTATTAGATAAAAAGTTAAAAGTAGCTCAACAATTACAAAAGGATAGCAATAAATTAAACGATACTTTTAAAATACAAAGTGAGAGGTTTAATAAGATTAAAAATGGTGTAGCTACGCTTGTTGAAAAGAATAAAAATAGCAATAAGGATATTGCAGAAAAGCAAAAACTAATTGTTAATTTAAAAGAAATCTGTAATAATTTAGAGATTGCTTTAAAAGAAAAACTATCTAAATTTAATTACCAATTTCCTTCAATTGAAAAGAGTAGTGAGTTTATTGAAAGTCTTAAAATTTTAATTGCGGATTTTAATAAAAAAGAGAAGAATTTAGACTTATTAAAATCGAGTATATCGGTTGTAAACACTAAGTTAGAAAATAATAAGGAGAAGTTAGAAATACAACTTAAAGCAGAAGAAGTTTGTTCTAAAACGATTACAGTATCTATTGTTAAAATAGAACAATTAAAAAAACAGCGTGAAGCTATTTTACCTATTGCTATTTCTGTAGAACAGAAGCGAGAACTTTTACAAACAGAACGAATGGCTTTGTCTAAAAAGGTAGAGTTCAGTAAACAGAAACGCCAGGAGTTTTTAGATTTACAAAACAAAAAAGAAGCTTTAAAAATAGAAACGAATAAGGAGGTATTAGTTTTAAAAGAAAAGCTAGACACGTTAAATTCTATTTTTGATACTCAATTAAAAGTTAGCGATTTTGATACAAGAGAATTGGTACAGAAAGCAATACTTCTAGATGCCGATTTGGTGCGGTTTACAAAAAATAAAGAAGCCATAAAAGAAAAACAACTTCGTTTAAAAGCTTACAGAGAATCTAACGAAAAAGCTAAAGTAGATTTAGAAAAATTTAAAACATTTGAAATTACTGAGGCCGAGTGTAAATTGGCTTTAGAAGATTTGAATAAGGCAAATAAAACACTGTTATCGGAAAAAGGTGAGATTATACAAGCCTTTAAAAAGGATAAGGAAATTAGAGATCGAAATAAAGAAATCTATAAAAAAATAGATGCTCAAGAAACGGTTTGCAATGTTTGGAGGGAGCTGTTTAAAATTATAGGGAATTCTAAAGATGCCTTTAACGTATATGTGCAACGCTTAACTTTAAAGCACTTACTAGATTTAGCCAATGTGCATTTGTTTAAATTAAATAAGCGCTATTCTTTAAAAATGGAAGAGGCTTATAAACCTAAAGAGGAACTTAATTTTAATTTAATAGACCATTACCAAACCGATCAGGCCAGGTTGATAGACACATCTAGTGGAGGTGAGAAGTTTATTATTAGTTTGGCTTTGGCTCTTGGTTTGTCTGATTTGGCTAGTAAAAATGTAAAAATCGATTCGTTGTTTATTGATGAAGGTTTCGGAACCTTGGATAAAAATACTTTAGAAACGGTTATTTCTACTTTAGAAACTTTGCAATCGCAAGGTAAAATGATTGGTATAATATCTCACGTTGAAAATTTAAAAGAGCGTATTTCTACCCAAATTCAAATTACTAAAAAGAATAATGGAGTGAGTGTGGTGGATATAATGTGA
- the sbcD gene encoding exonuclease subunit SbcD, which produces MKILHTADWHLGHRLHEQSQVAEQTLFLSWIEAYIIEQNIDVLLISGDVFDTGSPSNQSLEMYYSFLVKLKTTSCKSIIITGGNHDSAGTLNAPKHILNALAIKVVGKATENIEDEVFEVDVNGEKVIIGAVPYLRDGDIRRAVAGESFDELTDKYKTALINHYKASAEQCKLINMSNAPVIAMGHLFATGGSVSDSEQNIYVGTLGHIGAQDFPVYFDYIALGHLHRPQIIGGNDKVRYSGSPNILSFSEINYDKKIVILTVEGNKISTIKDAIVPRFREFYKLTGSISECIDAFPSITSNTYELTPWVEIVLNETHTVNTEDLNKAAEKYPFEILKTALKNLRKQKGIEELLEETKSIKELLPTEVFKLKCKEIGFDLESRPEVEDAFNEILHAVKNQ; this is translated from the coding sequence TTGAAAATACTTCACACAGCCGATTGGCATTTAGGACATAGATTGCATGAACAATCTCAAGTTGCCGAACAAACTTTGTTTTTAAGTTGGATTGAAGCGTACATCATTGAACAAAATATAGATGTACTTTTAATTTCTGGAGATGTTTTCGATACAGGTTCACCATCCAACCAGAGTTTAGAAATGTACTATAGTTTTTTAGTGAAGTTAAAAACGACAAGTTGCAAATCAATAATTATTACTGGCGGAAATCACGACTCGGCAGGTACTTTAAATGCACCCAAACATATATTAAATGCTTTGGCAATAAAAGTAGTAGGAAAAGCTACGGAAAATATTGAAGATGAGGTTTTTGAAGTTGATGTTAATGGTGAAAAAGTAATTATAGGAGCCGTTCCTTATTTACGTGATGGTGATATTAGGCGTGCCGTTGCAGGAGAATCTTTCGATGAGCTCACCGATAAATACAAAACAGCACTAATTAATCATTATAAGGCATCTGCCGAGCAATGTAAATTGATAAATATGAGTAATGCTCCTGTTATAGCTATGGGGCATTTATTTGCAACAGGAGGCTCGGTTTCGGATAGTGAGCAAAATATTTACGTAGGAACACTTGGCCATATAGGTGCTCAGGATTTCCCCGTTTATTTCGATTATATAGCTTTAGGACACTTACACAGACCCCAAATTATTGGTGGGAATGATAAAGTACGCTATTCTGGATCTCCAAATATTTTAAGTTTCAGTGAAATTAATTATGATAAAAAGATTGTTATTTTAACTGTTGAAGGCAATAAAATCAGTACCATTAAAGATGCTATAGTTCCACGTTTTAGGGAGTTTTATAAGCTAACAGGTAGCATATCTGAATGTATTGATGCGTTTCCAAGTATTACTTCTAATACTTATGAATTAACACCTTGGGTAGAAATTGTATTAAATGAAACACATACTGTTAATACTGAAGATCTAAATAAAGCCGCCGAAAAATATCCTTTTGAAATATTAAAAACAGCTCTAAAAAATCTACGAAAACAAAAAGGAATAGAGGAGTTGTTAGAAGAAACAAAATCGATTAAAGAATTATTACCAACTGAAGTTTTCAAGTTGAAATGTAAAGAAATTGGTTTCGATTTAGAAAGTAGGCCTGAAGTAGAAGATGCTTTTAATGAAATTTTACACGCCGTTAAAAATCAGTAA
- a CDS encoding lipopolysaccharide biosynthesis protein: protein MGIVASQSFKNIVSTYLGFLIGAINTLFLYTKILSDDNYGMVGYMLSLAYVIMPLMSFGAYNSLVKFYTTFKTRESLNSFLTLMLLMPIAVIIPIVLLTYFGYDFIGDLLANKNPIIKKYLWHTVVIAISLAYFELFFSWAKVQMQTVFGNFMKEVFHRVGSMLLLFAFYYKYIDLEQFMAGLAVIYFIRMLIMKVYAFTLKFPKLTFKKIKNLSRILKYSGLIIIAGAIATSLLDVDKVMLGHYIQIKEIAYYNVAIFITAVIAVPQRSMHQLLMPMTAKLLNERDYDTLEDLYKRSSLNLFIVGGFIFLLIVLNINQLYLIIPEEFNEGLYVVFMISVVKLYDSLLGSNNAILFNSDYYRMVLVLGVILVIVMVVFNMLFIPVLGINGAGLATFLAVFLYNSIKLYFVYKKFKISPFSAKTLQIGLFIGACTLIFYFWDFPFHPILNIALKSILIAVLYGFVVFKFKFSEDISKLLQKYLKV, encoded by the coding sequence ATGGGCATAGTTGCTTCTCAATCTTTTAAAAATATAGTTTCTACCTATTTGGGGTTTTTAATTGGAGCAATAAATACCTTATTTCTTTACACCAAAATTTTAAGCGACGATAACTATGGTATGGTTGGCTATATGCTTTCTTTAGCCTATGTTATTATGCCATTAATGTCTTTTGGTGCGTATAATTCTTTGGTTAAGTTTTATACTACTTTTAAAACTCGAGAATCATTAAATAGTTTTTTAACACTCATGTTGTTAATGCCTATTGCGGTCATTATTCCTATTGTTTTACTCACATATTTCGGTTATGATTTTATTGGCGATTTATTGGCGAATAAAAACCCGATAATCAAAAAATATTTATGGCACACGGTTGTTATTGCTATTTCACTAGCTTATTTTGAATTGTTTTTTTCATGGGCGAAAGTGCAAATGCAAACTGTTTTTGGTAACTTTATGAAAGAAGTCTTTCATCGTGTAGGTAGCATGTTATTACTATTTGCTTTTTATTATAAGTATATAGATTTAGAGCAATTTATGGCTGGTTTGGCTGTTATTTATTTTATTAGAATGTTGATTATGAAGGTGTATGCTTTCACTTTAAAATTTCCAAAATTAACCTTTAAAAAGATTAAAAATTTAAGCCGGATTTTAAAATATTCTGGATTAATAATTATAGCAGGAGCCATTGCTACCTCTCTTTTAGACGTTGATAAAGTGATGCTCGGCCACTATATTCAAATTAAAGAAATTGCGTATTATAATGTAGCTATTTTTATAACTGCAGTTATTGCGGTACCACAACGGTCTATGCATCAATTATTAATGCCAATGACGGCTAAGTTATTAAATGAACGCGATTATGATACTCTAGAAGATTTGTATAAACGTAGTTCGTTAAACCTATTTATTGTTGGTGGTTTCATTTTTTTATTAATAGTTTTAAATATTAATCAGTTATATCTAATAATTCCAGAGGAATTTAATGAGGGGCTTTATGTGGTTTTTATGATTAGTGTTGTAAAACTTTACGATTCCCTTTTAGGAAGCAATAACGCTATTCTTTTTAATAGTGATTATTATAGAATGGTACTTGTTTTAGGTGTTATTTTGGTAATTGTTATGGTAGTTTTTAATATGTTGTTTATTCCGGTTCTTGGAATTAATGGAGCAGGATTAGCTACATTTTTAGCTGTGTTTTTATACAATTCGATTAAATTATATTTTGTTTATAAGAAATTTAAAATCTCACCATTTTCTGCTAAAACACTTCAAATTGGATTGTTTATAGGTGCTTGTACTTTAATATTTTATTTCTGGGATTTTCCATTTCATCCTATTTTAAACATTGCATTAAAGTCCATTTTAATAGCTGTTCTTTATGGCTTTGTTGTTTTTAAATTTAAATTTTCTGAAGATATTTCTAAGTTACTTCAAAAGTATTTGAAGGTTTAG
- a CDS encoding glycosyltransferase family 4 protein, whose protein sequence is MKKLKVLIITYYWPPAGGPGVQRWLKFVKYLPEFDVEPIVYIPENPNYPLVDESLIPEVSKDITILKQPINEPYKLASLFSKKSSNTISKGIIPEQKTQSFIEKSMLYIRGNFFIPDARKSWVKPSVAYLLDYIEKENISTIITTGPPHSLHLIGLQLKEKCGVKWIADFRDPWTTIGYHKQLKLTETSKLKHKALEKQVLKTADDILVTSSVTKTEFESITDKPIEVITNGYDYETAETKPLDTKFTIAHIGSLLSKRNPEILWQVLAELVNENEMFSKDFQLNFVGAVSETVLKSIEKKGLTDYVNNIGYVSHKESITYQKSSQVLLLVEIDSEETKCIIPGKLFEYMVSNRPILALGPKDTDVESIIKETNTGNYFYYTDYKSLKSTIFAYYKSYQNKSLQMHAIGLQKYSRKNLTSKLVSVLKKP, encoded by the coding sequence ATGAAGAAATTAAAAGTACTCATTATAACGTATTATTGGCCGCCAGCAGGTGGGCCAGGAGTGCAACGTTGGTTAAAGTTTGTAAAATACTTGCCAGAATTTGATGTTGAGCCTATTGTTTATATTCCAGAAAACCCAAATTATCCTTTAGTTGATGAGAGCTTAATTCCGGAAGTTTCAAAAGACATTACTATTTTAAAACAGCCTATAAACGAACCGTATAAATTGGCGAGTTTATTTTCAAAAAAATCATCTAATACCATTAGTAAAGGTATTATTCCAGAACAAAAAACTCAAAGTTTTATTGAAAAATCGATGCTTTATATTCGTGGAAACTTCTTTATTCCCGATGCTCGTAAAAGTTGGGTAAAACCATCCGTAGCCTATCTTTTAGATTATATTGAAAAAGAAAATATTTCGACTATAATAACTACCGGCCCACCGCATAGTTTACACCTTATAGGTCTGCAACTAAAAGAGAAATGTGGTGTGAAATGGATTGCAGATTTTCGCGATCCATGGACAACTATTGGTTATCACAAGCAATTAAAATTAACAGAAACTTCTAAGCTAAAACATAAAGCTTTAGAAAAACAGGTTTTAAAAACAGCCGATGATATTTTAGTGACAAGTTCGGTTACAAAAACTGAATTTGAAAGCATAACAGATAAGCCAATTGAAGTCATTACGAATGGTTACGATTATGAAACGGCTGAAACTAAACCACTAGATACTAAATTCACAATAGCACATATTGGGTCATTATTGTCTAAACGGAATCCTGAAATTTTATGGCAAGTTTTAGCAGAATTAGTAAATGAGAACGAAATGTTTTCTAAAGATTTTCAGTTAAATTTTGTTGGAGCCGTTAGCGAAACCGTTTTAAAGTCTATTGAAAAAAAAGGACTGACTGATTACGTGAATAATATTGGTTATGTATCACATAAAGAATCAATTACTTATCAAAAAAGTTCACAGGTTTTATTATTAGTTGAAATTGATTCCGAAGAAACAAAATGTATTATTCCTGGTAAATTGTTTGAATACATGGTTTCTAATCGTCCAATTTTGGCTTTAGGTCCAAAAGATACAGATGTGGAAAGCATCATTAAAGAAACCAATACAGGAAACTACTTTTATTACACAGATTATAAATCCTTAAAATCGACTATCTTCGCGTATTATAAGAGCTATCAAAATAAAAGTTTGCAGATGCATGCTATTGGCTTGCAAAAATATAGTAGAAAAAACTTAACTTCTAAACTAGTTTCGGTTTTAAAAAAGCCTTGA